The sequence GTTATTTGTGCATTTCCTCTGGAATCTCATTAAAATTGCAATGCCAAGTCGAATGTGTTTCCcggtttatgaaaattattaatcgaTGTTTAAGaatttggtttttattttgttaataactctctctctctctgtctgtctgtctctctctctctctctctgtctgtctgtctgtctgtctctctctctctctctctctctctctctctctctatctctccccaacacacacacacacacatacacacacacacacacacacacacacatatatatatatatatatatatatatatatatatatatatatatatatgtatatatatatatatatatatatatatatctatatatatatacatacatatatatatatatatatatatatatatatatgaacgcataCAAATCTAtcaaatatgcatatgcatacagaaatacaatatatatcatcagcgtggtgatgaaaaactggccaaaccccagacatgaatagacacGTCGgatgcctttgtcctgtagtggtctAGAAAgagatgcatttgttgttgctgttgttgttgttgtcgtttgttgttgttgttgttgttatatatatatatatatatatatatatatatatatatatatatatatatatataaatatatatatatatgtatataaatatatatatatatatatatatatatatatatatacatatatatatatatatgtgtatatacatatatataggctatatatgtatatacatatatatatatatgtatatataaatatatatatatatatatatatatatatatatatatatatatatatatatattatatgtatatatatacttaggtatCAAGAACTACTCTAATATCTCTCTACTATACAAACTAATATAACAAATACGGTCTTCCCTACTACCAAACAATTGGGAAAACAGAATATTTTGCTGAAAGCCGAAGTAGAAGTATTACAGATAAGAAATAAAAGATTGAAACAAAAGCAGTGATAAAGCATACAAACTAGCAATCAACACAGTTTATTAAAAACTATTTTCACGCATTCACAGAGAAAGTATATTTGCAATCTCTCTAGCAATCTAGTTGATTAAGAATTGATGAATTGAAGTAGACTGATTTCTTTTGCATTATAGAATGTGTCGCTTCAATTTTCAAAGAAATTGTTTGTGATATCAGGTTTCATTTTTTTGTAAAAAGAGGGATGAATTGTTAAAGGAAAATGGATATGAAGGAATTATCTTTGAACACATACGTACACAAAtagagtatacacacatacatatgtatattcatatatactgtatatatatatatatatatatatatatatatatatatatatatatatatatatatataaagaggtagtaggttggcctgggcaccaaccgcctgttgagatactaccgctaaagagttatgtggccctttgactggccagacagtactacataggacccttctctctggttacagttctttccctttgcctacacatacaccgaatagtctggcccattctttacagattctcctctgccctcatacacctgacaacactgagattaccaaacaaattttcttcacccaaggggttaactactgcactgtaattgttcaatggctactttcctcttggtaagggtagaagagactcttcagctatggtaagcagctcttctaggagaaggacactgcgaaattaaaccattgttctctagtcttgggtagtgccataacctctgtaccatggtcttccattgtctttggttagagttctcttgcttgagggtacactcgggcacacttctatctagtttatcttcttgttttgttaaagtttttatagtttttgtaggaaatatctattttaatgttgttactatacttaaaatgtcttatttttctttatttcctttcctcactgggctattttccctgtagggggccctgggcttatagcatccagcttttccaacaagggttgtagcttagcatttaattgtaataatatatatatatatatatatatatacatatatatatatatacatacatatatatatatatacattaacattatgtatatatatatagatatatatatatatatatatatatatatatatatatatatatatatatatacatatatatatatacatatatatatatagatatatatatatatatatatatatatatatatatatatatatataaatatatatatatatatatatatatatatatatatatatatatatatatatatatatatatatttatatatatatatatatatatatatgtatttatttatatataaaatcatcaaccATAGCTGGTCATCTACAGGAGAAAGGGATCAGACTTGACCTTTacgctcccgtctgtttatggtcttttattcCCACAAATTTTCTCAGCTtctccgtacacacacacacacacacacacacacatacacacacacacataaagagagagagagagagagagagagagagagagagagagagagagagagagagagagagagatagtattttcACAGATATTGAATCAATCAACTCAATGTAAATTCTtacaaattgcataaaaaaaaaatgatttggttATCCAGAAAATGCTATCATTTGAGAGTATCTTAAACTTAAAGTACGTTTCATAAGAAACTTCAAAACATGTTTACATAAAGTGACTGCTGTATTTCTAGATGTTGATTGTATACTAAATCTTAGTATTGAACCGCAAATTACAAATCGAAGCTGTAATACTTTCAAATTAAGTAAAAATATCATATACTTGAAAAGTTTTTCTTCACTTTCTAAGTACACTTTAACTTAGAGGCTTTCAAGGAATTAATTTTTCTAACTTTCTttcaatacaaaaaagaaaaaaataattagcaaTGAAACCTAATCCAATTTATTCTTCATCAAATGAACTGAATAttggttaattttattttaattcttttatgaaTCTTAATCATTGTTTTATTAATTCAAATCTCTCTCAttttgctttcccaattagggttgcatCTTGGCAAGTGATTCAACATGGCCGATAAATTGGTTATAATAGTATAGGAAAATGAGTCGTAAGGAAATTATTCATTTGAAGAGAATCgtcgggaatgaaaaaaaaaagaaaaagaaaagaaaatacaaagtATAGACAAGTAATTGGcttcaattagttcaatatacTAATTACATTCTAACAATGAAATTCGTACAAGGCACACCCCTAAATATTTCGGGTATGATGGGCAGGGGGAACGCCCACGGGCGGCTAGGATGGAGGGTGTGTAAGAACTCAATTGCCCACTCATAATCTTCCTGAAACGCCAGAGGAGGAGTTTGAGAAAGACATTGGGGCTTTCGAACGAATATATAAATAGTTGGCTATTTCAGTCAAGATGTTCAGTATCTCAGTGACTGCCGTTGGACACACgcaccgtgatatatatatatacaaaaaaggcaGGCtataatacacatatttatattttgcCTTTCCATGCTTTCACTAGAATGTGTAATGTTTACTCACTGTCCTTATTTGGCTTGCATTACATAGATTTCTTTTTTCAGTTTGTATTCTATCCTTATTTTCCGTATTTATCTATTTTTGCTTTCACCAGTCTTTGTAAGGTTTATTCACTGTGCTCTCTTTGGCGTTTTTCAGTTTGTATTCAATCAATGTTTTCCTCATCCAATGACTTTACCTCGCTGACCCTCTATTGTATAGTTAGAGAATTTTATCTATTATTCTATTGATATTTACTTGTCCCatatactttctatttcttctcccTCTTCTGCTTTGCTTCCGTTAACATATAACTTTCATAAAAAGGTGACTCATTAACAAGAAAAGCTTACGATAAATCCTTACAGAATACACAAAATTTCTAATCCATTTCCAGATGATGGCGTGTTGGTCCCAGATGACCATGTTCGTAGCAGTCATTTTGACCTTGGCTTCGGCAGACCCGGATAACTATGGATGCTATCCAGAAACTAAATATGTCACGCATTACGAAACAAAGGTGACAAAGGTAAAGTCATATGATCTTTGGATAAAACTAACCATTCTTTTCATATTGATAAGCAAAGGGACgtaattaaagaaatattgtaaatattgttgtttcatgtacacacacacacacacacacacacacacacatatatatatatatatatatatatatatatatatatatatatatatatatatatatatatatgtatatgtatatgtatatgtatatatatatatatatatatatatatatatgtatatatatatatatatatatattataaatatatgtgtatatacatatatatatatgaacatatacaaatatatatatatatatatatatatatatatatatatatatatatatatatatatatacatatatttacatatatataaataaatacatacacacacatatatattttatatatatatatatatatatatatatatatatatatatatatatatatatatatatatatatatatattgatactacgATATGCAGACATGGGCATTCTAAAAGTATAATAACTTTTTTAAAAACTATTATGAGTATTTCAGGTAAAAACTAAAAAGGTATCCTATGGTTTCTCAGTAAAGGGAAAATATTTGATCATTGTTAAATCAAATTAGAAAATTAATCTAATTTGGACAATTTTGACAAATTTTGCTTTCCTAAAATAATTTCCAAAACTGCTTTATCTTATTTTATCTATTgttttaattcttctttttttaGGTACCTGTTTATGAAACTGTCTTCAGCACCGAGGTTATACCAACTACTATCTACGAGCAGGTGTACAACACTCTTTACAAAACGAAGTACGAAACAGAATACGTACCCGAGTACGTGTACAAGCCCATTTACAAAACAGAGTTCAAGTATGTCACGGATTACCAGACCGATTATCAAACCGTTTACAGCACAGTGTACGAAACTAAAGTCGACTACGTATCCAAGTATATCACGGACGTCGTGTACGACACTGTCTACAAGACCACTGTGGCATATGAGACCATCTTCAAAACAAGTTACGTGCCAGAGTACGTTACCAAGACCGAAGTGAAGTACGACGTTCAATATCAAACGAAATTACTTCCTCAGTATCACACTGTTTATAAGACCGTCCACCAGTACAAAACTATTTGCCCAAAGAATGTTCATGGTTACTAAGGGGGATGACTAGCTTTGATGTATCCCAGTAGGTTCCTGAGTCTCAGGAATGCTGTTTATGTGTGCAACTTCTACCCTATTTGTTCTTGGTCTTTTGACATCTGTTCTGGCTACTATTTCTGTTTTCAAGAGAGTCTCTAGCCTTACTGTGTTCCAGCAGTGATAACTGGCTTAAATGAATTCCAGTAGGTTCTTGAGCCTCAAGATTGCAGTTTCTACCAAAATTGTTCGTTGTCTTATGACATCTGTTCTGGCTAATATTGCTGTTTTCCACAGTCTCTAGCCTTACTGTGGTGTGTTCCAGCAGTGATAACTAGATCATACACATTCCAGTAGGTTCTTGAGCCTCAAGATTGATGTTTATTTGTACAGCTTCTACCCTATTTGTTCTTGGTCCTTTGACATCTGTTCTGACTACAATTGCTGCTTTCCAGAATCTCAAGTCTTACTGTAGTGTGTTCTAGCAGAGATGACTAGCTATGAGCTTAGACGCATTCCAGTAGGTTTTGAGCCTCAAGATTGCTGTTTATTTTTGCACTTTCTGTTCTTGGTCCTATGAAATCTGTTGTGGTAACTGTTTCTGCTTTACAGAGTCTCAAGTCATACTGTGGTGCGTTCCAGAAAGTCTTTGGAATCAAGATTGCTTTTAGCTTATAAAGAAAACTCTTGACGCTCAATGCTGCTTTATACTTGTACTTCtgcattctagatttttttttttaaacaactcaGATTTTTATAATCATCACTAATATCTGCTTGTTAATGCACTTGAAAATTTCTTTAAACTGATGAATGCCATTTATGCGTACAGTGGATCCCTAAAACACTCTCTGACCTCAAGATCAACTGTCATGTAATTTTGTAGCACAATTTCAGATTTTCTGGGTGTCGAACTGACATCTTTCTGCTGTATTTTAGTTGTTTTATGAGCCCcatatatttctatctttatttacGTAAATTGTTAAATTGTTATAGTTGGATACTAGTAGTTCCTTGCATATACTGAACATcatttataagaataaatatatgtgtgattCTTTCTAGTCTTATTTATATGCCAATATTTGATAAGATTCTCCCTTCGGCATTGTATTACTATCAGAATCTGGGCAAAGTGTTTACATATCTTTGGCAGTGGTTCAAAAAATCCAAACCAAATAGATTTAATTGTTAAGCCTAAAGCTACTAAAGACACCGGTTGTTGTGAATATTGCAGAATCATAACAACtccaacaataataacaatcatcatcatcatcatctcctcctacgcattttgacgcaaagggcctcagttaaatttcgccactcgtctctgtcttgagctttcaaatcaatacttctccattcatcatttactacttcacgttccatagtcctcagccatataggcctgggtcttccaactcttctagtgccttttggagcccaattgaaagtttggtgaactaatctctctcggggagtgctaagaacatgcccaaaccattccCATCAccctctcaccatgatcttatccacatacggcactcgagtaatctctcattgttttatttctaatcctgtcctgcaattcaactcccaatattcttctgaaggctttgttctcaattatacaaaatctgttggatatcttttcattattataccacgactcatgtccacacagtaacactgatctcactaaaccgatatatagcctcTTAATAATAGGAGACTAAAAAATCAGACTGAATGTAAGTAGAATTAAGAAAGTAGAAGTCAAAGAGATGAATTACAGAGTAGGAGATACAATCAGGGCTGTAATTACACGCATTTTCCTGTTTGTTAAGGTTACTCTTTTGCAGAAGTTACATTTCAGAAGTCTATATGAAACGATATGCGATAGTCTATGCAATGCACTTTTCACCAAGCGGGATATGAAACGTTGTATTTTCCAACTATGTCGTCTACACCACCGTCTACAAAACAGACGTGAAACATGTGACCTCTCTAGAGATCGAACACAATCGTCAACGAGGCAAACCACAAAACGTCCACTATGGTAAGATAAATGTTACCGATTATTTTCACTAACCCGTTTTCTAGACTGACAACTTCTATGAAACCGTCTaaaagatggatggaatggacgAAACTGTCTACAAGACGGACAACGTCTACGAAACCGTCCaaaagatggatggaatggacaaAACTGTCTAccctcccttattctatataccttgctgTCTACAAGACGGACAACGGCTACGAAACCGTCTAAAAGACGGACAGCATCTATGAAACTGTCTACAAAACGGACAACGTCTATGAAACCATCTAAAAGACGGACAACGTCTACCAAACCGTTTATAAGATGGATGACGTCTACGAAACCGTTTACAAGACCGAAAACGTCTACGAAATCGTTTAAAAGACGGACAACATCTTCAAAACTGTCTACAAGACGGAAAACGTCTACGAAACTGTCTGCAAGACCTGCAATGCTATGGAACAGTCTACAAGAGCGTATACAAACCTGAAGACGTCACAAACGTCTTATGTGACGTACACTATGGACGTAACGACCGTCTTTTATAACGTACATTATGAAACGAAGGTAACCCCACACTGCACTGTTTACAAAACTACAGATCAGAGGCTTCGTCCGAAACCTTTCTATGGCCAGGGCTACGGACAACCAATGAAATTACAAATATCATTTCGATTTTTCCAAGTTTTTTATAAAAATCTTAATTAACGTAAAATCATGTAAATACGATTATCCcttcatattttttcctttaatttttttatgtaacctttttctttctttttttatacagaAGGATAACAAGTTTACTTAATTTTCATTTTAGTACTATCTTTAGAATTTGAAAATTGTCCTACTTTTAAtcgaaaagaaaatatctttaaggATAATAAAAGCCATTAACAGCAAATTTTGAGGTATGTTCTTTATTTTGAGAGATttaacacgcacatacatacacacattcatatatatatatatatatatatatatatatatatatatatatatatatatatatatatatatatatatatatatatatactgtatatatatatatatatatatatatatatatactgtatatatatatatatatatatatatatatatatatatatatatatatatatatgtatatatgtatatatatgtatatatatatatatatatatatatatatatatatatatatatttatatatacatatatatatatatatatatatatatatatatgtgtgtgtgtgtgtgtgtgtatatatatatatatatatatatatatatgtatatatatatatatatatatatatatatatatatatatatatataagataacaaAATAATTAATAGTACGTCACTGAGGATTTTGATTGCACATAAGCTTTTATAAAAGCTGTTCATATTAAATGTAATAAGTCTAATTTTACTTAAATATATTTGGACACTGAATTCGTCCCAATCTGTATAATAAAGACTTGTTTTAATTTATTCCTGTAAAATATGATTCAATTCTTCGTTTCATTTTTAAGGAATTCTCTAAAAGAATTCTTGGCGtcaatttctctattattattattattattattattattattattattattattattattattattattattattattattattatattgctactGTATTAAGctacaatctagttggaaaagcaggatggtataaacccaaggaaaacagccatattattattattattattattattattattattattattattattattattattattagttcagctacaacactagttggaaatgcaggaggcTACAAACCCAAgagaaaacagcccattgaggaaaggaattaaggctataaataaactacaagagaagtaatgaacaattgaaataagatattttaagaacagtaacatcatgaaaatgattatcttatatataaactagaagaattcaaaagaacgaaagaaagagaaataagatagaactgtgtgcccgagtgtaccctaaagtaagagGGTACATCTTAATTGCTagttttaaaaaaatcattatttgttATTAACTATTTTCTATTTTCTGTCTCTTTCTTTTCCATATGGCCTATATAAAAGCTGATAAACTACTATTATGACTATATAATATCCttgttaatcaatatatatatatatatatatatatatatatatatatatatatatatatatgtatatatatatatatttttgggctcaagccatgtcgtcctgacggaaggttCCTAAGAATAGCTTCCtatgggatatttgactacagtgatattttcagagaatttacctttaggtctccagaattctaactcctggcgcgaatatccttaaatttctctcaaggatatcgcataatatcaggggacgtattcttgacaccccacatagcaatctgcaccccgaatatcgtttacgcttcgagggggaaagtggcagaattagaaggggagccgtatcaaggttacccttagttcccattctactattgagtatcacaacagcgctatatccaagatggcggcattcctaattctgtagcgatttcgcacggtggtgttccctgttgatctgacattttcgatcgtttTTCAAGGattactatgcaatctccagcttctttcgcctctggaaagttgagtattgattctttacaatgtgtggaATTTAGTtactgtttcacagtgaaattagagtaatttattgtgattaggagctaggcctgttaccggaggcgccatgggcgctgtcgttcgttaggcatgtgttatttagttagtagaacaacattcccggttaaaatagcgttaataattatgaaagctatttaggcaatttatacttgtaaagatatttatatgcataatttttccttttctatgtcgatcgtatatgtcagagtttcggtgatttaggtaaccgagatctcgtcttgcctaggtaacctatcctaggcgatatagtatactttcgacatttccccggttaccctcgtgtattggtttattgaTTCATCGGGGATTGATTATTCCTAGAATTATCATATAACCAATACTCGTCTcttgtagagatttaagggtaatctatcttccctctgagtgtagccttaggctacaaccctagtgggttgtgcctaagttttcattcaggcatgactaacctagggttttctgtctcgtcccttaaccgcagatggcaggttttgggattcggtcagaacctcagagtatttagtcttgtgccgacagtcggccggcagggggaatagtcattcccctgccggctagactgccgacataggaggctagccctccctaggctgcacttgaagtggctgtataatgccgccaccttctctctgtggcctagtagactagtcctgggctcgcagaccctaggctgaagagtagtattcttctgaggcctaggatggcgccggcactggaactctgtttctcccttgttgagagggggcggcactgctgccgtccccttaactgtattgacagaccctaggttggagaatggaagattctcctgccgcctaggatggcaccaatacggaaacagagtttcttaagtgtgtgtaggaccggcaaccttgccggctccttccacacctcatacaggacccttttccctccccctctgttcttttatgatggctgagccattgtctttctttgagctgttgcctgcaacctcaccgttgccggtgggttgctgggACCGGCCAGACTACTTttctgcagctgttgtccggctgcctgcggctatgctaGCTGCCGGcagggtgtccggacaattcggtcccggacaattcggtcccggacaattcggtcctggacaattcggtcccggacaattcggtactaggacaattcggtaccaggacaattcggtaccaattgattcttataatatggaaaaaatctaattgatttatccttgcgtgtgcgataaatgaaaaaaatacttttttagtttctttattatataggaaataaaacagtaaaaaccatacatttcttatgttaaaagtattcatataaaaataaaatagtaaaaactatacatttcttgtcgttaaaagtatatagaaaaatttaaactttaatattatgagcgattgctttaaggaactgcacTCTTTCAGCTTGATTATATTTATGTACTAGGTGAATGATACGCTTGTGACAGTCcctgtacttctttttttttttactggttcatCCCCGTTTCGCAtcatttgtaatttggtttttgccaaactctcttctcttttgagggcttcaatcaatttccaaatatttggatgcaTACTGGAGAGACTTGCTATAAATGTGCTGTGAAAACCTTCCAAATTATTAATTGTACGCGATTCTCCGTTCAAGCATCGGTGAAGAACATTCCAAGATTCTATTGAAAATTTTGGATTAAGTCTCCTCCTTCTGGTACATCTCCCTCTCACTGGTcctatatatgaattttcaaaataagagacaataggtttagggatatcatcatcatcatcaaccaattcATCAAAGGCATCCGCAACCTGATTTACAGGTAAAAAGGCTAAGGCTATAAAAAATCTCAATTTAAGACTGAATATGTCATCTTCGTGGGAACGTACCTTAAAACCTTCAGCTACAACATGTCTATAAATTTTTTGTCCTAAATGAAATtagcaaaaagaaatatttgttcctGGAAACGTATTTGAAAATGCGTTTTCCGCTGCTTTTTCGAAGTCTATTATCATATCTTCTGGCCCCTCGTTATTCACTAATTCTTTCACTCTTTGGAAAAGGCGCTCATACGTATTTTGAGACTTATCAGGTAAGAGGGCAAAGAATCTAGGAGCACTGAAGTTCTTAATTTGTATATGCAAGAcatataattggaaaaatataacaggacagctcttaaaagttccatctgcgtgaatgatggggtgaaactagactaaaaagtctagttagtagttaggtggattgtttatgctatttgtaaacaactagtgaataaccaaactaagtagttaggtatttaggtaatatcatatataaataattcataatatgtaatatagaaatatcatatttttctgatttagacatttaaaaaaatgacaagcctggtaccgaattgtcctggtaccgaattgtcctagtaccgaattgtccgggaccgaattgtccgggaccgaactgtccgggaccgaattgtccgggaccgaattgtcctagcaccgctagcagccatgacaactgccggcagccatgttggctGCCAGCGACCATGTGTTATActaactgtcggcggctatgacggctgctggcggctatgcaagctgctggtggccatgtcatctgtcggcagccatgacggctgccggtggctgGGGGCTGCTGGTAGCCAtatggctgtgggtgggaagtcccttctgtcaccaggGTTCtctagtcctcccttggactgctggccacaagttctgttgctggggtattagcctggccggcgGTATGCCGGCCAGACTGGCACAAATAGGTGCTACTCGTCCGGCAGTACGCCGACTGTACTtgtgctgccggaggctagcctgccggatATGTGCCGGCGGGACCTTGCCTGCGTTTGTACTTGTGGCtgaatggaagcctgaatgttacattctccccttccatttgaaccttctttctggagagagagagtaaattagacttttacatccttaattagtgtatacatacacagtaataaggcagcctttactccatgctgtctctctttctcttttagctagcatgctggctgtgccagcagggactagctatgccagctatatgccggctgaattacagtatatgtttatacaggtagtcagtatatttgcagtataggatatactgcagatagaaaaactattgtatatattatactagtagttattttccaatatatcttgggtatcctggcccaggcgtttgctgagaccaatcctatatctaaagaatagaatttcttcaatattctgattagaaatcagttttcatattaccctataatattaaatattttagagggctggtggtattacacttctaaccctaaaagggtagaacccttatccttgagtctccctgatcaggaaactctatgttttaatattgtaagggaggtcacagcaaatgggctgggtaggatacacaaatatatgtcttttatatttcctagtccagtcggcgtcatgccggctggaccgtgccgtcagatgcttgccacaacggcagcacactggctgaactacattatatataa comes from Palaemon carinicauda isolate YSFRI2023 chromosome 19, ASM3689809v2, whole genome shotgun sequence and encodes:
- the LOC137658205 gene encoding uncharacterized protein, with translation MTMFVAVILTLASADPDNYGCYPETKYVTHYETKVTKVPVYETVFSTEVIPTTIYEQVYNTLYKTKYETEYVPEYVYKPIYKTEFKYVTDYQTDYQTVYSTVYETKVDYVSKYITDVVYDTVYKTTVAYETIFKTSYVPEYVTKTEVKYDVQYQTKLLPQYHTVYKTVHQYKTICPKNVHGY